A DNA window from Bos javanicus breed banteng chromosome 10, ARS-OSU_banteng_1.0, whole genome shotgun sequence contains the following coding sequences:
- the LOC133255389 gene encoding olfactory receptor 4N5, translated as MMARENSTEVTEFILFGLTQSQDVQLLVFTLVLIFYLIILPGNFLIILTIRSDPSLTAPLYFFLGNLAFLDASYSFIVAPRMLVDFLSEKKVISYRGCITQLFFLHFLGAGEMFLLVVMAFDRYIAICRPLHYSTVMNPRACYALLLALWLGGFTHSIVQVALIIHLPFCGPNRLDNFFCDVPQVIKLACADTFVVELLMVSNSGLLTLLCFLGLLASYAVILCRVKGHSSAGKSKALSTCTTHIIIVFLMFGPAIFIYTRPFRAFPADKVVSLFHTVIFPLMNPVIYTLRNQEIKASMRKLLSHHMVC; from the coding sequence ATGATGGCTAGGGAGAACAGCACTGAGGTGACAGAATTCATCCTATTTGGTCTGACCCAGTCTCAAGAtgttcagctcctggtcttcacACTAGTCTTAATTTTCTACCTCATCATCCTCCCTGGAAATTTCCTCATCATCCTCACCATCAGGTCAGACCCCAGTCTCACGGCCCCCCTCTACTTCTTCCTGGGCAACCTGGCCTTCCTGGATGCATCCTACTCCTTCATTGTGGCTCCCAGGATGCTGGTGGACTTCCTCTCTGAGAAGAAGGTGATCTCCTACAGAGGCTGCATCACTCAGCTCTTCTTCTTGCACTTCCTTGGGGCAGGGGAGATGTTCCTTCTTGTCGTGATGGCCTTTGACCGCTACATTGCCATCTGTCGTCCTTTGCACTATTCGACTGTCATGAACCCTAGAGCCTGCTATGCCTTGCTGTTGGCTCTGTGGCTTGGGGGGTTTACTCATTCCATTGTTCAAGTGGCTCTTATTATCCACTTGCCCTTCTGTGGTCCAAACCGACTGGACAACTTCTTCTGCGACGTGCCACAGGTCATCAAGCTGGCCTGCGCTGACACCTTTGTGGTGGAGCTCCTGATGGTCTCCAACAGTGGCCTGCTCACCCTGCTGTGCTTTCTGGGCCTTCTGGCCTCCTATGCAGTCATCCTCTGCCGTGTAAAGGGGCACTCCTCTGCAGGGAAGAGCAAGGCTCTGTCCACATGCACCACACACATTATCATCGTGTTTCTCATGTTTGGACCTGCCATCTTCATCTACACCCGCCCCTTCAGAGCCTTCCCAGCTGACAAAGTGGTTTCTCTCTTTCACACCGTAATCTTTCCTTTGATGAACCCTGTGATTTATACCCTTCGCAATCAGGAAATAAAAGCTTCCATGAGGAAGTTGTTGAGTCATCACATGGTTTGCTGA